DNA from Limnohabitans sp.:
AATTTGCGCTCGGTGCCCGACACATCGGCGCTCTCACCCACCTTGGAAGGGATGATGCGCGCCGGGATGCCCACCGCTGTGGCCCCGGCAGGCACTGGCTTGATCACCACCGCGTTGCTGCCGATCTTGGCCCCATCACCCACCTCAAAACCACCCAGCACCTTGGCCCCGGCACTCACCACCACATCCTTGCCCAGAGTGGGGTGGCGTTTGGCACCTTTGTAAAGCGAGGTGCCGCCCAGAGTCACGCCTTGGTAAATCGTGCAACCATCACCAATCTCAGCAGTCTCGCCCACCACCACGCCCATGGCATGGTCAAAAAAGACACGTTCACCGATCTTGGCACCGGGGTGAATTTCGATGCCCGTCATCCAACGAGACCCCTGCGAGATGAAGCGCCCCAGCCACTTGAAGCCATGATTCCAGCACCAGTGCGCACGGCGGTGCAGCACCAAAGCGTGCAGGCCCGGGTAACAGGTCAGCACCTCCCAAGCGGTGCGGGCGGCGGGGTCCCGGTCAAGGATGCATTGGATGTCGGAGCGAAGGCGAGAAAACATAGGCTGCAAGTCTAGCGCTTGGCTGGGCTTTTGGATTCAGCGGTCTGAATCATGGCCTTGGCCACCCCGCGCAGGATGTGGATTTCTTCGGGGCTCAAGTCCACCCGGTTGAACAACTGGTTCAGACGCGGCATGAGCTTTTTGGGCGCAGCCGGGTCCAAAAATCCGATATCGGTCAACGCTTGCTCCCAATGGGTCAGCATGCCGGCCACTTGCTGGGCATCGGCTTTGTCAGCGGGTGCGATCACATCTTGCACCGCAAAGCCGCCCAAAGCCACGCGCCAGTCGTAGGCAATGACCTGAATGGCTGAGCCCAGGTTGAGCGAGCCAAATTGCGGATGGGTGGGGATCGACAACGCCACATGGCAGCGGTAAACATCCTCGTTTTTCATGCCAAAGCGCTCGCAGCCAAACAAAAACGCCACGCTCTGCTCGGGCGCACCGGGCTTCGTCAGCTCTGCAAAATGATCACGGGGCGAACGGGTGGGCGGGCCAAAGTCGCGCGGCGTCATGGCGGTGGCGCACAAATGGGTCACGCCCGCCAAGGCCTCATCGAGTGTGTTCACCACCCGCGCCTTGGTCAGCACGTCGTTGGCTCCGCTGGCACGCTGGATGGTTTCTTCTTTGCGCAGCACATTGGGCCAGCGAGGCGCCACCAGCACCAAGTCGTCAAAACCCATGACTTTCAGGGCCCGGGCGGCAGCGCCCACATTGCCCGCATGGCTGGTTTCTATCAAAATGAATCGCGTTTGCATGCCGTGATTGTCCACGCTCCCAAGCCCGGCCATGGGCAGGCACACTCGGCTCAGGACGCCCGAATGGCGAATGTCCCCACTTTTCGTGAGAAAATCCGCCCTTCGCCGCCGCGATCGTGCGTGGGCCAGTTCAGTTCTTCACACAATTCATGTCGTCCAATCTCCACCCCATGCTCAACGTGGCCATCAAGGCTGCGCGCGCCGCTGGCGCCATCATCAACCGTGCCGCGCTCGACGTTGAAGCGGTTCGCATCTCGCAAAAGCAGGTCAACGACTTTGTCACCGAAGTTGACCACGCCAGCGAAAAAATCATCATCGAGACCTTGCTGACCGCCTACCCAGACCACGGCATCCTGGCCGAAGAGTCTGGCCGCGAATTCGGCAACCCGCTGGCTGACCACATCTGGATCATCGACCCGCTGGACGGCACGACCAACTTCATCCATGGCTTTCCTGTTTACTGCGTGAGCATTGCCCTGCAAGTGCGCGGCAAGATCGAGCAAGCCGTGATTTACGACCCCACCCGCAACGACCTGTTCACCGCCACCAAAGGCCGTGGCGCCTTCATGAATGACCGCCGCCTGCGCGTGAGCAAGCGCATCCGGATGGAAGAGTGCATCATTTCCACCGGTTTTCCTTTCCGCAAGGGCGACAACTTCAACCAGTACCTGCGCATGATGGGGGACGTGATGCAACGCACCGCCGGCCTGCGACGCCCAGGCGCTGCGGCCCTGGATTTGGCTTACGTGGCTGCAGGCTTTACCGATGGCTTCTTTGAAACCGGTCTGTCGCCTTGGGATGTGGCTGCGGGCTCGCTCTTGGTCACCGAAGCCGGAGGCCTGATCGGCAACTTCACCGGCGAGTCCGACTTTCTGGAACAAAAAGAATGCCTGGCCGGTGCGCCCCGCATTTATGGCCAACTGGTCAGCATCTTGGGCAAGTACAGCAAATTTGCCAGCGCGGGCGACAAGGCCAACGTGCGCACCGCCGTGGACGCCCTGAGCCGCGAACGCACAGGCGACACGCACAACCCCGACGCCGAAGGTGATGCGGCCCCAGCCAGCAGCGACGACAGCAGCGAGGCCAAGGAAGTGCGCAAGGACGCGCCGTTTTAAGCGGGCCGCAGGCCCATGCCATGAAAAAAGCACCCTCGCCGGGTGCTTTTTTGTGCCTGAAGGCAGATCAGCTGCCCAGCAACATGACCCCTTCGGCCTCGCACTCAGGGTCGGCGGGCGGCAGGCGCATGGCCAGCACCTTGTCGATGGCGCGGCCATCCATGTCCACGATCTCCAGCTTCCAGCCTTCCCACTCCACCGCGTCGGCCACCTTGGGCAAGGTGCCGGTCAGCAGCATGATCATGCCGCTGAGCGTGTGGTAACGGCCGCGCTCTTCTTCGGGCACGGTGTCCAGGTTCAGGCGGTCCTTGAGTTCGGGCACGGGGATGTGGCCGTCCAGCAGCCAGCTGCCATCCTCGCGCTGCACCGCCCAAGAGGTTTCAGGGTCACGGGGCTGGAACTCGCCCGTGATGGCCTCGATCAGGTCTTGCAGCGTGATGATGCCCTGCACCTCGCCGTACTCGTCGATCACAAACGCCATGTGCACATCGGACAGCCTGAAGTTGTCCAGCAACTCCATACCGGTGATGGTTTCGGGCACATACAACGGGCTTTGTAGCCCTTGCTCGCGCAGCGACTGCGACTTGTCTTTGAGAGCACGCGCGAGCCACTGGCGGGCGTTGATCACGCCCAGGATGTTTTCTATGCCGCCTTGCACCACCGGAAAGCGGGCATGGTCCGACTCTTCGATGTGGCGCAGGTTGTCCTCAAACGAGTCGTCCACATCCAGGCACACAATGTCGGCACGCGGCACCATGAGCGAACCAATCTGGCGGTCGTCCAAACGAAACACGTTGCGCACCATGGTGTGCTCGTGCGACTCGATCACGCCAGCTGAAGTGCCCTCCACCAGCATGGCGTGGATTTCTTCCTCGGTCACGGGCGTGCCCTTGGTCTCCTTCACACCCATCAGGCGCAGCAAGGCGCGGGTAGAGGCCGACAGCAAGAGGACAAAAGGCTTGGTAGCCAAGGCCAGCAGGTGGATGGGTCTGGCCACCAGGCGAGCAAAGGTTTCTGGATAAGACTGCCCGATGCGCTTGGGCACCAGTTCCCCCACCACAATCGAGAAATAGGTGATGGTGATGACCACCAATGCAGTGGCACCAAAGCTGGCATACACCTCGGACATGCCCAAACTGACCAGCCAAGTGGCCAGCGGCGTGGCCAAAGCGGCCTCGCCCACGATACCGTTCAACACACCGATCGAGGTGATACCGATTTGGATGGTGGACAAAAAACGGGTAGGGTCTTCGCCCAATTTGACAGCAGCAGCAGCACCGCTGTCGCCCTCATCAATCAACTTCTGGAGCCTTGCTTTTCTGGCGGTGACCAGTGCAATCTCGGACATGGCAAACAAACCATTCAAGAGGATGAGGGCAATCAGTATCGCTATTTCCATACAAGGGGCCTGTTGGAGCCCTGAAAGTTTCGTTGACAAGATTGTAGAGAATTGCAAAACAGGGTCGCCGTGCTCCCTCTAAAATCAAGGTCCCCACTTCAACGCTGTATTGTTTCTTTCAATCACAGGGCCTCAGGCCAAAGTCAGCTGACCCATGAACCCCACCCCACAAATTGGTGACTGTTCCCCAAATCGGCACTGCCCTTGATGCCCAACGACATGACCACCGCCCCCAAGCGCCTGGCCGACCTCTCGGCCCACACCCCCATGATGGCCCAGTACCTGGGCATCAAGGCGGAGTTTCCGGACACGTTGGTGTTCTACCGCATGGGCGACTTTTACGAGCTGTTTTATGACGACGCCGAAAAAGCCGCAAGCCTGCTCGACATCACCTTGACGCGCCGGGGCCAATCGGCAGGGCAGCCCGTACTCATGGCGGGCGTGCCTTTTCATTCGGTTGAAAGCTACCTGGCCCGCCTGATCAAACTGGGCGAGTCGGTGGCCATTTGCGAACAAGTGGGCGATGTGGCCACGTCCAAAGGCCCGGTGGAGCGCAAAGTGGTGCGCGTGGTCACCCCCGGCACACTGACCGACACCGAGCTGCTCTCCGACAAAAGCGAAGCCATCTTGCTGGCTGTGCACCAGGCCCCCAAAAACCGCTGCGGCCTGGCGTGGCTCAGCGTCACCCAAGGCGTGGTGCACCTGGCCGAATGCGCGCAAGATGAATTGGCCGACTGGATCGACCGCATCAGCCCCAGCGAGCTGTTGGCCAGCGCGGGCATGACGCCCACGTTTGAGCAAAAACTGCGCGGCATCAAAACCGTTGGCCGGGGCAGCTGGTCGTTCGCTCTGCGGCCCGACTTTCAATTTGACGCAGGCCTGGGTCAGCGCAAGCTGCTCGAACAACTGCAAGCCGCTTCACTCGCCGCCTGGAGCGCCGATGCGTTGGCCGACGCGCATGCGGCCGCCGCTGCGCTGCTGACGTACGCCGAACACACCCAAGGCCGCAGCCTGCCGCACGTGCAGCGGGTGCAGGTGCAGCGCTCGGACGCGCTGATTGACCTGCCCGCCAGCACACGCCGCAACCTGGAGCTGACGCAAACCCTGCGCGGCGAAAGCGCTGCCGATTCGCCCACGCTGTTTGCCCTGCTCGACACCTGCATGACCGGCATGGGCAGCCGCCTGCTCAAAAGCTGGCTGCTCAGCCCGCCGCGAGATCGGCAAGTGGCGCAGCAACGCCTGCAAGCCCAAGCCGTGTTGCGTGGCGAGAGCGGCGAAGGCAGCCGAGGGGCCTGGAGCAGCCTACGCGAACAACTCAAAGGCGCAAGCGACGTGGAGCGCATCACCGCCCGCACCGCGCTGCGCCAGGTGCGCCCACGCGAGCTGGTGGCCCTGCGCCATGCGCTGGCGCGTGCGGCGGCGCTGTCGACCCAATTGCAGACCCTGAACCCCGAGCCCGGCAGTTTGCTGGCGGGCATGGCCCGCTGGCTGACCCCGCCCACGCATTGCACCGAATTGCTGCAAATGGCCCTGCTCGAAGAGCCCGCCGCCCTGGTACGCGATGGCGGCATCATCGCCGACGGCCTGGACGCCGAGCTGGACGAGTTGCGCGGCATTCAAACCAATTGCGACGCGTTTTTACTCGACCTGGAAACCCGCGAGAAAGAGCGCACCGGCATCGCCAACCTGCGGGTGCAGTTCAACAAAGTGCACGGCTTTTACATCGAGGTCACGCAAGGCCAACTCGACAAAGTGCCGGGCGACTACCGCCGCCGCCAGACCCTGAAAAACGCCGAGCGCTTCATCACGCCCGAGCTCAAAACCTTTGAAGACAAAGCTTTGTCGGCGCAAGAAAGGGCGCTGGCCCGAGAGAAATGGCTGTATGAAGGCCTGCTCGACCAATTGCAGCCCTTTGTCCCCGCGCTCACCGAATTGGCGCAGGCCATGGCCAGCCTGGACGCGCTGTGCGCACTGACCGAGCGCTCGCTCACCCTGAATTGGTGCACGCCCGAATTCACCCATGAGCCTTGCATCGAGATTCGCCAGGGCCGCCACCCGGTGGTCGAGGCGCGCTTGGCCCAAATGTCGGGGGCCAGCTTCATTGCCAACGACACGGTGCTCGGCCCCAAACAGCGTTTGCAGATCATCACCGGCCCCAACATGGGCGGTAAATCGACCTACATGCGCCAGGTGGCACTGATCGTGCTTTTGGCCAGCATCGGCAGCCACGTGCCCGCCAGCCGCTGCCGACTCGGACCGATTGACGCCATCCACACCCGGATCGGTGCAGCCGACGACCTGGCCAACGCCCAATCGACCTTCATGCTGGAGATGACCGAAGCCGCGCAAATCTTGCACAGCGCCACGCCGCACAGCTTGGTGTTGATGGACGAGATCGGGCGCGGCACCTCCACCTTTGACGGCCTGGCCCTGGCCAGCGGCATCGCCACGCACCTGCACAACAAAACGCAGGCCTTTGCGTTGTTTGCCACGCACTATTTCGAACTCACCGAATTCCCGGCCACGCACACCGCCGCCGTCAACATGCACGTGAGCGCGGCAGAGTCCGGCGCGTCGATTGTGTTTTTGCACGAGTTGCAACCCGGCCCCGCCAGCAAGAGCTATGGCGTGCAGGTGGCGCGATTGGCAGGCATGCCTGCCGCCGTGCTCAACCACGCCCGCCATGCGCTGAGCGCCCTGGAAGCCGGTGCCAGCGAAAGCCGACAACAGGTAGACCTGTTTGCCGCCCCGCCCGAGGCCGAAACCACTGGCCCCAGCCCCATCGAAGTGGCGCTGGCCCAAATCAACCCCGATGCATTGAGCCCCCGCGAGGCACTCGATGCCCTTTATGCCTTGCAGCGCCTGCTGCCCAAAAACTGAAGAGCTGACTCATGACTTATTGCGTTGCCGTCAAAACCCGCGCCGGACTGGTTTTTTTATCCGACTCCCGCACCAACGCGGGTCTGGACCAGATCAGCACCTTCCGCAAAATGATCGTCTATGAAAAAGCAGGCGACCGCTTCATGACCTTGTTGTCGGCGGGCAACCTGAGCATTTCGCAGTCGGTGCGCGAAGTGCTGCAGATCGAAAAACTGGTCGAACCCGGCCAAGACGAGCCGTTGACCATCTGGAACGCCAAAAGCATGTTCGACGCCACCCGTGTGCTGGGCGCGGCAGTGCGCCGCGTGTACGAACGCGACGCCGTCGCCCTGCGCGCCTCGGGCGTGGAATTCAACGTGTCCATGATCTTTGGCGGGCAAATCGGCAACGAAGGCATGCGCCTGTTTCAGGTGTATTCGCCCGGCAACTTCATCGAGGCGACAGACGAAACGCCCTACTTCCAGATTGGCGAATCCAAATACGGCAAGCCGGTGCTCGACCGCGTGATCACCCCCCACACCCCGCTGGACGAAGCGGCCAAATGCGCCCTGGTGTCGATGGACTCCACCCTCAAGTCCAACCTGTCGGTGGGCTTGCCGCTGGACATGGTGGTGTACCAAGCGGGCAGCTTGCACACCGACCGCATCATGTGCATCGACGAGCACAACCCTTACTTTCAGATGCTGCGCTCCAGCTGGGGCGACAAGCTGCGCCAGATGTTCGACAGCATCGAAGACCCGATGTGGCACGGTGGCGCGACCGCTGTCCCGCTCATGGTACCCGCCCAGCGCAACGCCCTGCTCAAGAAAATCACCACGCCTGAAGAGAAGCTGATCTGATGGCGCGCATCATCTTCTCGCACGCCAACAGCTTCCCGGCCAGCACCTACCAAGTGCTGCTCGACAACCTGCGCCAGCGGGGCTTT
Protein-coding regions in this window:
- the cysE gene encoding serine O-acetyltransferase, yielding MFSRLRSDIQCILDRDPAARTAWEVLTCYPGLHALVLHRRAHWCWNHGFKWLGRFISQGSRWMTGIEIHPGAKIGERVFFDHAMGVVVGETAEIGDGCTIYQGVTLGGTSLYKGAKRHPTLGKDVVVSAGAKVLGGFEVGDGAKIGSNAVVIKPVPAGATAVGIPARIIPSKVGESADVSGTERKFSAYGITQDDDPVSQALRGLIDNAAGQEQQISMIWKALELLCAQQQVQMPEGGAVRESFEAEKFNQLVGK
- the mutS gene encoding DNA mismatch repair protein MutS is translated as MPNDMTTAPKRLADLSAHTPMMAQYLGIKAEFPDTLVFYRMGDFYELFYDDAEKAASLLDITLTRRGQSAGQPVLMAGVPFHSVESYLARLIKLGESVAICEQVGDVATSKGPVERKVVRVVTPGTLTDTELLSDKSEAILLAVHQAPKNRCGLAWLSVTQGVVHLAECAQDELADWIDRISPSELLASAGMTPTFEQKLRGIKTVGRGSWSFALRPDFQFDAGLGQRKLLEQLQAASLAAWSADALADAHAAAAALLTYAEHTQGRSLPHVQRVQVQRSDALIDLPASTRRNLELTQTLRGESAADSPTLFALLDTCMTGMGSRLLKSWLLSPPRDRQVAQQRLQAQAVLRGESGEGSRGAWSSLREQLKGASDVERITARTALRQVRPRELVALRHALARAAALSTQLQTLNPEPGSLLAGMARWLTPPTHCTELLQMALLEEPAALVRDGGIIADGLDAELDELRGIQTNCDAFLLDLETREKERTGIANLRVQFNKVHGFYIEVTQGQLDKVPGDYRRRQTLKNAERFITPELKTFEDKALSAQERALAREKWLYEGLLDQLQPFVPALTELAQAMASLDALCALTERSLTLNWCTPEFTHEPCIEIRQGRHPVVEARLAQMSGASFIANDTVLGPKQRLQIITGPNMGGKSTYMRQVALIVLLASIGSHVPASRCRLGPIDAIHTRIGAADDLANAQSTFMLEMTEAAQILHSATPHSLVLMDEIGRGTSTFDGLALASGIATHLHNKTQAFALFATHYFELTEFPATHTAAVNMHVSAAESGASIVFLHELQPGPASKSYGVQVARLAGMPAAVLNHARHALSALEAGASESRQQVDLFAAPPEAETTGPSPIEVALAQINPDALSPREALDALYALQRLLPKN
- a CDS encoding hemolysin family protein; this encodes MEIAILIALILLNGLFAMSEIALVTARKARLQKLIDEGDSGAAAAVKLGEDPTRFLSTIQIGITSIGVLNGIVGEAALATPLATWLVSLGMSEVYASFGATALVVITITYFSIVVGELVPKRIGQSYPETFARLVARPIHLLALATKPFVLLLSASTRALLRLMGVKETKGTPVTEEEIHAMLVEGTSAGVIESHEHTMVRNVFRLDDRQIGSLMVPRADIVCLDVDDSFEDNLRHIEESDHARFPVVQGGIENILGVINARQWLARALKDKSQSLREQGLQSPLYVPETITGMELLDNFRLSDVHMAFVIDEYGEVQGIITLQDLIEAITGEFQPRDPETSWAVQREDGSWLLDGHIPVPELKDRLNLDTVPEEERGRYHTLSGMIMLLTGTLPKVADAVEWEGWKLEIVDMDGRAIDKVLAMRLPPADPECEAEGVMLLGS
- a CDS encoding inositol monophosphatase family protein, producing the protein MSSNLHPMLNVAIKAARAAGAIINRAALDVEAVRISQKQVNDFVTEVDHASEKIIIETLLTAYPDHGILAEESGREFGNPLADHIWIIDPLDGTTNFIHGFPVYCVSIALQVRGKIEQAVIYDPTRNDLFTATKGRGAFMNDRRLRVSKRIRMEECIISTGFPFRKGDNFNQYLRMMGDVMQRTAGLRRPGAAALDLAYVAAGFTDGFFETGLSPWDVAAGSLLVTEAGGLIGNFTGESDFLEQKECLAGAPRIYGQLVSILGKYSKFASAGDKANVRTAVDALSRERTGDTHNPDAEGDAAPASSDDSSEAKEVRKDAPF
- a CDS encoding proteasome-type protease, with product MTYCVAVKTRAGLVFLSDSRTNAGLDQISTFRKMIVYEKAGDRFMTLLSAGNLSISQSVREVLQIEKLVEPGQDEPLTIWNAKSMFDATRVLGAAVRRVYERDAVALRASGVEFNVSMIFGGQIGNEGMRLFQVYSPGNFIEATDETPYFQIGESKYGKPVLDRVITPHTPLDEAAKCALVSMDSTLKSNLSVGLPLDMVVYQAGSLHTDRIMCIDEHNPYFQMLRSSWGDKLRQMFDSIEDPMWHGGATAVPLMVPAQRNALLKKITTPEEKLI
- a CDS encoding RNA methyltransferase, translating into MQTRFILIETSHAGNVGAAARALKVMGFDDLVLVAPRWPNVLRKEETIQRASGANDVLTKARVVNTLDEALAGVTHLCATAMTPRDFGPPTRSPRDHFAELTKPGAPEQSVAFLFGCERFGMKNEDVYRCHVALSIPTHPQFGSLNLGSAIQVIAYDWRVALGGFAVQDVIAPADKADAQQVAGMLTHWEQALTDIGFLDPAAPKKLMPRLNQLFNRVDLSPEEIHILRGVAKAMIQTAESKSPAKR